GCGGGAGAGGGTTCTCGAATCGTTAACTATGGCACCCCAAAGAATTCTGGCTTCCCACCATCTATCGTAGGCCTGGTTAGACCGAAATGCCAATAGAAGCGAAATGATTGTTCCTAGTAAAGCTGGTACAGCAACAGGAATGGAAATGCGTGTAACATGAAAGTTTTCATACAGTACCACAATGCCTATGGAGTAACCAATCACAAACAGGAGCTCTTTTTTGATCTTTCCGAATATATAAGTGAGCGGAATATTATTTCGTAACAGCATGATATAAAGTTTAAAATGTGATAATTAAGCGTTAGTTTCTTGTAACTGTGTTTCGTGTATTTTGGTGTCAATTAAATTTTCGCTGGTATGAAGGGTCAAAGTGTTTAATTGAATTACTTCACAACCTGCACGTTCTGTCAATATCTTAGGGTCGATGCTATATTTGTTGATTGGCGTAAAATTGTACTCTTTTAAGTAGGCAATGCGTTCTATATCAAAAGCTTCGATAAAATTTTTGAAAGCCGCTACTGTACTTCCATAAAAATATTCTATCCCAATAGTATTGATCTGTGTAGGGTACTTTGCCTTGGCTTGATTTAGTTGTTGGTAAAATTCGTCGCTAACATTTTCGTAATCGCGGCTGCGGCGACTCAACATTAACATATCGGTTATCGAATCTGATAATTTAAAGGCATGTACAAAAATGATGTTTAAGCTTTCATTTTTTTGATGTTGAACAAGCGCATCAATAATTTTAATGCTTTCTAATTTAAAATCGGTTGGTACTAATACTGTTTTCATCGCTATATCTTGTTTAAATGAATTGAAAAATTATTTATACAAGTTTAGCGCGATGTTATTACAGCAAAATAAGAGCAAGATTAGAATAAGATTAGAACGTACTCTTTTTTGGAGTGACCGTTTTATTCATTATTAGTTCATTTATGCGATAACCAATGAACTAACTTTTCGTAGGCAATAAAACCTTTATCTCTGAACCAATTCCTTCTTGCGATTTAATGGCAATACTACCTCGGTGCAAACGGATGATATTTAGTGAAAGTGGTAAGCCAACACCATAACCTTTAAAATCATTGGTGTTAGATGCACGATAAAAGGGTTCAAATATATGCTGTATATCTGTTTGTGGTATTCCAATTCCTTTATCGGTTACCGCAATCGAAAGCATATTGGCATTGCTTTCGATACTAATGTTTACCAGATTCTCATTTGAGTATTTACAGGCATTATTTACAATATTACTGATGGCAAGTTTCATTAAGTTTTTGTTTGCCCTCAGTGTGAGTAATTCTTCATCATCAGGAAGTTTGGTAAAGTCGATTTCTATTTTACTGTTGGGGTGTACCTGATTAACTGATTCTTTAATTTCCCATAACAGCTCGTCCATCCGTACCTCTTCCCAGGGTTGGTTTTTTCCATTAAAGCCAGATTGTGCCAGGCCCAGTAAACTGGTTAAGATATGTTCTAATCTTTCTGCCTCATCTTTAATTTTCGCTAAAGCTTTTTCCTGTTTTGCTGTATCCTCGGTGCTTTTCATCGCCAGTTCAACCTCAGCACTAATAATGGTTAATGGTGTTCTCAATTCGTGCGAAGCATTACTGATGAAGTTATTCTGTGTTTCGAAAGCTGTTTCTAAGCGGTTAAGCATGTTATTAAAGGTTTGGGCCAATTGCGACATCTCATCGTTACCTTTTTTTACATCCAACCTTAAATGTAAATTTTCTGCCTTTATTTTTTTTACGCTTTTAATTATATTTCTTAATGGCATTAACATGTAATTGGAGAATTTCCAGCCAACAACAAAAGATAAAATAACTGAAAGGAAAAAACCGATTATCAAGATTCTTTGAAGATCTTTTAACTCCCGAAAACCAAATGGATCGTTTGCAGAAACAATTACTATATAGCCATTATCGTTATACTTAAAGTATTTTCCGGCGTAGAAATGGTTTTCTACTCTGTAACGGGCCATATAGCCTGCCTTAATCCGGTCATAAAAAGTAGGCGGTAATTCGCGGTCAACCTTACCCGGTGTTTTGCCAGCCTCGATAATATATTCCTTCTCAGAAGGCAACCGCTCCAGGTATTGATT
The nucleotide sequence above comes from Pedobacter riviphilus. Encoded proteins:
- a CDS encoding sensor histidine kinase, translated to MEIAKKITLLFAILSAIIISLLSGFVWYFSNDFAFEDFYKRLEARVNIAAQIKLYEDGNNKVYARMRNQYLERLPSEKEYIIEAGKTPGKVDRELPPTFYDRIKAGYMARYRVENHFYAGKYFKYNDNGYIVIVSANDPFGFRELKDLQRILIIGFFLSVILSFVVGWKFSNYMLMPLRNIIKSVKKIKAENLHLRLDVKKGNDEMSQLAQTFNNMLNRLETAFETQNNFISNASHELRTPLTIISAEVELAMKSTEDTAKQEKALAKIKDEAERLEHILTSLLGLAQSGFNGKNQPWEEVRMDELLWEIKESVNQVHPNSKIEIDFTKLPDDEELLTLRANKNLMKLAISNIVNNACKYSNENLVNISIESNANMLSIAVTDKGIGIPQTDIQHIFEPFYRASNTNDFKGYGVGLPLSLNIIRLHRGSIAIKSQEGIGSEIKVLLPTKS